The Candidatus Epulonipiscium sp. genome includes a window with the following:
- the pflA gene encoding pyruvate formate lyase-activating protein, with the protein MSVTGRIHSIETCGTVDGPGIRYVVFTQGCPLRCQYCHNPDTWDTTHGKKVDVDELIKDIEKYRSYMKFSGGGVTLTGGEPLMQPKFARELFLRCKEKDIHTALDTSGYIPLQHIKDVLEYTDLVLLDIKSFNSKVYKDLTGVSNEPTLELAKYLSDINKPMWIRYVLVPNLTDNPLHIEELASFLSTLNSIEKIEILPFHKMGEYKWEELGYPYHLKDTPTPSKKIIDRAKKIFRNHGLKI; encoded by the coding sequence ATGAGTGTAACCGGTAGAATTCATTCAATCGAGACCTGTGGAACCGTAGATGGACCCGGAATTCGTTATGTAGTATTCACCCAAGGTTGTCCCCTTAGATGTCAATACTGTCATAATCCCGATACCTGGGATACGACCCACGGAAAAAAAGTCGATGTAGATGAATTAATAAAAGATATAGAAAAGTATAGATCTTATATGAAGTTTTCTGGAGGGGGCGTTACCCTAACCGGTGGTGAGCCGCTTATGCAGCCTAAATTTGCAAGGGAGCTCTTCTTAAGGTGTAAGGAAAAGGACATACACACTGCCCTAGATACCTCAGGCTATATCCCCTTGCAACATATAAAGGATGTATTAGAATATACAGATTTGGTTTTATTAGATATTAAATCTTTTAACTCTAAAGTATATAAGGACCTAACAGGGGTTTCCAATGAGCCTACCCTAGAGCTTGCCAAGTACCTTTCAGATATAAATAAACCCATGTGGATTCGCTATGTTCTAGTTCCGAACCTAACTGATAATCCCCTTCATATTGAAGAATTAGCATCCTTCTTATCCACCTTAAATAGTATAGAAAAAATAGAAATTCTCCCTTTTCATAAGATGGGAGAATACAAGTGGGAAGAACTAGGTTATCCCTATCATCTAAAAGACACCCCTACTCCTTCCAAAAAAATAATAGATAGAGCAAAAAAAATATTTAGGAATCATGGCTTAAAAATATAA